Proteins found in one Panicum hallii strain FIL2 chromosome 4, PHallii_v3.1, whole genome shotgun sequence genomic segment:
- the LOC112888584 gene encoding uncharacterized protein LOC112888584, translated as MRTLRVFLHLRNNTGPDGQPPPPRSHTPSAMSQRPRPEAGSTAEGDEEQRLRAALRHLQAEAGVLERLVYKHRNQHRGAAYFQYLLKVGRDLKLLLGAGLAEVLNAVFPVLACRKPANTVLVPTKQTKKKPGANHSHHERLLGVARLLSQMAEPVMKAATQITFLLARSFFIDLCTAVLSLLARIRVLVQQMLLDVVSLYNKVTDLTDRKQAVKISIGGVQAFREYYPSTNDACTILDCVWVKDKFVLHEKMKGSCQETQVEDQKSFGPESSIQYETLALISEDTPNFEETNQTAKQAGAAAADQPDKMNHCSDAGGSQSGRQLENESGACSVPDTLSTRMHSVPHLNLKHETRKRVAFVAVGNPKVPGAASETKSSEVNKKQRLDMISQTSVESGL; from the exons ATGCGTACTTTACGTGTTTTTCTTCATTTGAG GAACAACACCGGACCGGACGGacagccgccgccaccgcgttCTCACACGCCGTCGGCCATGTcgcagcggccgcggccggaGGCGGGTTCTACGGCGGAGGGAGACGAGGAGCAGCGGCTTCGGGCGGCGCTGCGTCACCTGCAGGCGGAGGCGGGGGTGCTCGAGCGCCTGGTGTACAAGCACCGGAACCAGCACCGCGGCGCCGCCTACTTCCAGTACCTCCTCAAG GTGGGGAGGGACCTGAAGCTGCTGCTTGGCGCCGGGCTCGCCGAGGTCCTTAACGCCGTGTTCCCCGTCCTCGCATGCCGCAAGCCGGCCAACACGGTCCTCGTCCCGACCAA GCAGACTAAGAAGAAACCTGGTGCAAACCACAGCCATCATGAGAGGCTTTTGGGTGTTGCCCGCTTGTTATCCCAG ATGGCTGAACCTGTTATGAAGGCAGCAAC TCAGATAACATTTTTACTTGCTAGATCATTCTTCATTGATCTTTGTACAGCAGTGCTTTCTTTGCTTGCACGAATAAGGGTCCTGGTCCAACAG ATGTTACTTGATGTTGTATCATTATATAATAAGGTTACAGATCTTACTGATAGGAAGCAGGCTGTTAAGATTAGCATCGGTGGAGTGCAG GCTTTCAGAGAGTACTACCCCTCTACGAATGATGCCTGCACAATTCTGGATTGTGTATGGGTGAAAGATAAATTTGTTTTGCATGAAAAGATGAAAGGTAGCTGTCAGGAAACCCAAGTTGAGGATCAGAAGTCCTTTGGTCCTGAATCTTCAATCCAGTATGAGACGCTTGCACTCATTAGTGAAG ATACACCAAACTTTGAAGAAACAAACCAGACAGCCAAACAGGcaggtgctgctgcggctgatCAACCAGATAAAATGAACCATTGCAGTGATGCTGGAGGTTCTCAAAGTGGGAGGCAACTGGAAAATGAAAGTGGTGCTTGTTCAGTTCCTGACACCCTTAGTACTCGTATGCATTCAGTTCCACACCTGAACCTCAAGCATGAGACTAGGAAGAGAGTAGCATTCGTTGCTGTTGGAAATCCAAAGGTTCCTGGTGCAGCCTCAGAAACAAAATCATCAGAAGTAAACAAGAAGCAAAGACTAGACATGATTTCACAGACCTCTGTAGAATCTGGACTCTAG
- the LOC112889040 gene encoding cyclin-T1-3-like — protein MDVMQTSDSSHHGIVENSPYRIPYSRNAEGGKLGNSWYFSRKEIEENSLSRKDGIDLKKESHLRKTYCVFLQDLGMRLQVPQVTIATAIVFCHRFFLRQSHAKNDRRTIATVCMFLAGKVEETPRPLRDVILLSYEIIHKKDPAAVQRIKQKEVYEQQKELILLGERVVLVTLGFDLNIHHPYKPLVEAIKKFKIAQNALAQVAWNFVNDGLRTSLCLQFKPHHIAAGAIFLAAKFLKVKLPSDGEKVWWQEFDVTPRHLEEISNQILELYEQSNVAPPSSQGNDTDRSPASVANHRASGKAPGSTGAPAAHEHHQASRQSSQQNMPGHRGYDHPDPEKQNSNQRTPQNDARDGVVNSNDGPKMSSSMMDAMKKIDKDKVKAALEKRRKSKGDVSRKVDVMDDDDLIERELEHGVELAAEGEKVKQERRQSWSHPSAHREDQQKAARVTGATEEGELSTDSQEHHSPTLDNRRRNDIREHRNYDRGERDIKRLRP, from the exons ATGGATGTCATGCAGACAAGTGACTCTTCACATCATGGAATTGTAGAAAATAGCCCATATAGAATCCCGTATAGCAGAAATGCAGAAGGCGGCAAACTTGGTAATTCGTGGTATTTTagtagaaaagaaatagaagaaaaTTCCCTTTCCAGAAAAGATGGCATTGATCTGAAGAAGGAGTCTCATTTGCGCAAGACATACTGCGTATTTCTGCAGGATTTGGGAATGAGGCTTCAAGT GCCTCAAGTTACCATTGCTACAGCTATAGTGTTCTGTCATCGGTTTTTCCTTCGTCAATCTCATGCAAAAAATGATAGGCGG ACAATTGCAACAGTCTGTATGTTCTTGGCGGGAAAAGTTGAAGAAACCCCCAGACCTCTTAGGGATGTCATACTCCTTTCCTACGAGATCATCCACAAAAAGGATCCTGCTGCAGTTCAGCGAATCAAGCAGAAG GAAGTATATGAACAACAGAAGGAACTTATTTTACTTGGGGAGCGTGTTGTTCTTGTAACACTTGGTTTTGACTTGAATATCCACCATCCATACAAGCCCTTGGTTGAAGCAATAAAGAAATTCAAGATTGCTCAAAATGCACTTGCTCAAGTTGCCTGGAACTTTGTCAATGATGG GCTCCGCACTTCGCTTTGCCTGCAATTTAAGCCCCACCATATTGCGGCCGGTGCAATCTTCCTGGCTGCGAAATTTCTCAAAGTCAAGCTTCCATCAGATGGCGAGAAAGTCTGGTGGCAAGAGTTTGATGTTACCCCACGTCATTTGGAAG AGATTAGCAATCAAATCTTGGAGCTCTACGAGCAAAGTAATGTTGCGCCACCATCATCGCAAGGAAATGACACTGATAGGAGCCCTGCTAGTGTTGCTAATCATCGTGCTTCTGGGAAAGCTCCAGGAAGCACTGGTGCACCTGCTGCCCATGAACACCATCAAGCATCCAGACAGTCAAGCCAGCAAAACATGCCAGGCCACCGTGGCTATGACCACCCTGATCCAGAGAAGCAAAACTCAAACCAGAGGACACCGCAGAATGACGCAAGGGATGGTGTTGTTAATAGCAATGATGGTCCCAAAATGTCATCCTCGATGATGGACGCAATGAAGAAGATAGACAAGGATAAGGTGAAAGCAGCTCTGGAGAAGCGGAGGAAATCCAAAGGTGATGTTTCTAGAAAGGTTGACGTGATGGATGATGATGACCTGATTGAGAGGGAGCTGGAGCATGGTGTGGAGTTGGCTGCTGAGGGTGAGAAGGTCAAGCAGGAGAGAAGGCAGAGTTGGTCCCATCCTTCTGCACACCGGGAGGACCAGCAGAAGGCTGCTCGCGTGACCGGAGCTACTGAAGAGGGCGAGCTGTCCACTGATAGCCAAGAACACCATTCCCCAACTCTTGACAATCGGAGGAGGAATGACATCCGTGAGCACCGGAACTATGACCGTGGTGAAAGGGACATTAAAAGGCTAAGGCCATGA
- the LOC112890542 gene encoding transcription factor bHLH96-like produces the protein MALLEAVVFPPDHPPRVPCCRSCGTSCVLSGYGVAAAGEFEGIIERGVVVQEDGVPAVVTPPHGSACCAWAGGAATSSWAGPVPSTTLATSSPRRPTVYQPAVTRRPRRRRGAIAKAARRSVVEAESHRQNHIAVERNRRRQMNEYLAALRALMPPSYARRGDQASIVGGAIDFVKELEHHLQSLQAQKRHHAAASHGSEGFPGFFTFPQYSTAAAAANDVDDDSSGGEGRPTTRPGAVADVEAAVSEGHATVKVLAPRRRRMLLRLLLGMQRRGLAALHLNASTTADQMVLYSCTLKMGDGWQLSSAADVAAAVHDIVAGIDTTEERPIYPTN, from the exons ATGGCGCTGCTCGAAGCTGTGGTGTTCCCGCCAGATCACCCCCCGCGCGTCCCGTGCTGCAGGTCGTGCGGCACGAGCTGCGTCCTTAGCGGCTACGGCGTCGCCGCAGCCGGAGAGTTCGAGGGGATCATCGAGAGGGGCGTGGTGGTGCAGGAAGACGGAGTGCCGGCCGTGGTGACGCCGCCGCACGGCAGCGCCTGCTGCGCatgggccggcggcgcggcgaccaGCAGCTGGGCTGGCCCCGTGCCGTCGACGACGTTGGCGACGTCGTCCCCGCGGCGGCCGACGGTGTATCAGCCCGCGGTCAccaggaggccgcggcggcggagaggggcCATCGCcaaggcggcgaggaggagcgtgGTGGAGGCCGAGAGCCACCGGCAGAACCACATCGCCGTGGAGCGCAACCGGCGGCGGCAGATGAACGAGTACCTCGCCGCGCTGCGCGCCCTCATGCCGCCCTCCTACGCGCGACGG GGTGACCAGGCGTCCATCGTTGGAGGCGCCATCGACTTCGTCAAGGAGCTGGAGCACCACCTGCAATCACTGCAGGCTCAGAAAcgccaccacgccgccgccAGCCACGGCTCCGAGGGTTTCCCCGGATTCTTCACGTTCCCTCAGtactccaccgccgccgccgcggccaacGACGTCGACGACgacagcagcggcggcgagggtCGCCCCACGACGCGGCCGGGCGCCGTGGCGGACGTCGAGGCGGCCGTATCGGAGGGCCACGCGACCGTGAAGGTGCtggccccgcggcggcggcgcatgcTGCTCCGGCTGCTGCTCGGGATGCAGCGCCGCGGCCTCGCCGCGCTCCACCTCAACGCCAGCACCACGGCCGACCAGATGGTCCTGTACTCCTGCACTCTAAAG ATGGGGGACGGGTGGCAGCTCTCGTCGGCCGCCGACGTCGCGGCCGCCGTGCACGACATCGTCGCCGGCATCGACACCACAGAAGAACGTCCTATTTATCCTACAAATTAA
- the LOC112890975 gene encoding blue copper protein-like, producing MASGGASLALAALLLVGCVAAAAATKYTVGDASGWTTSGDYATWASGKKFKVGDTLEFKYAGGAHTVDEVSAADYAACSSSNALSSDSAGTTTVTLKTAGKHYFICGVAGHCSSGMKLVVDVAAAKSSAPAPAPAVAPAPDAADTTPDATPATTPKSPSSSGGAKTPVTVLSPPAKKSTSGAAGLSATAWAGLGLAGLVAVHLGAF from the exons ATGGCTTCCGGTGGCGCGTCGCTGGCCTTGGCCGCGCTGCTTCTTGTGGGCtgcgtcgcggcggcggcggcgaccaagTACACCGTCGGCGACGCCTCCGGCTGGACGACCAGCGGCGATTACGCCACCTGGGCCAGCGGCAAGAAGTTCAAAGTCGGCGACACTCTCG AGTTCAAGTACGCTGGCGGCGCGCACACGGTGGACGAGGTGAGCGCGGCGGACTACGCCGCCTGCTCCTCCAGCAACGCGCTCAGCAGCGACAGCGCCGGCACCACCACGGTGACCCTCAAGACCGCCGGCAAGCACTACTTCATCTGCGGCGTCGCGGGCCACTGCAGCAGCGGCATGAAGCTCGTGGTGGACGTCGCCGCGGCCAAGTCGtccgccccggcgccggcgccggccgtgGCCCCGGCCCCGGACGCCGCGGACACCACCCCGGACGCCACTCCCGCCACGACCCCCAAGTCGCCCTCGAGCTCCGGCGGCGCCAAGACCCCGGTCACGgtcctctcgccgccggccaagaAGTccacctccggcgccgccgggcTCAGCGCCACCGCGTGGGCCGGCTTGGGCCTGGCTGGACTCGTGGCCGTGCACCTCGGCGCGTTCTAG
- the LOC112890974 gene encoding probable DNA helicase MCM9, producing the protein MSGKKEEEEEEEEDAQVNALACFLHDTYSDSFRSILLDDDPSKLHFPLVIEFAELMDFDPKFAGKLYSSPDKYLPFLDKAAKWVKDKMLEKLLEELGDLKHAVPRKYVRVRIDVSGSPLEFPEASPSIGKVRVNHMRKLITLKGTVIRSGGVKMIEYERDYMCRKCQHSFSVCPELEAGNRINLPALCPSKSSRGCGSASFQFIEGSTVCRDYQEIKIQENVQLLGVGSIPRSIPVVLMDDLVDSIKAGDDVIITGILSAKWSPDIKDVRSNLDPMLLANYVRSTNELKSDIDIPAETEEEFKHFWEKYRLTPLKGRNFILEGICPQIFGLFTVKLSVALTLIGGVQHVDASGTKVRGEPHMLLVGDPGTGKSQFLKFAAKLSNRSVITTGLGSTSAGLTVTAVKDGGEWMLEAGALVLADGGLCCIDEFDSMREHDRTTIHEAMEQQTISIAKAGLVTTLSTRTTVFGATNPKGQYDPDESLSVNTTLSGPLLSRFDIVLVLLDTQNTDWDKIVSSHILKENFDEKKDKTNASDAKWMLPKLRRYINYVKRFKPVLTKEAERVISSYYQLQRKSGTHNAARTTVRMLESLIRLAQAHARLMFRNEVKQLDAIAAILCIESSTTTSPIVDTVGNALHSNFTENPDEEYKTQEKKILKKLGLIEGSP; encoded by the exons atgtcggggaagaaggaggaggaggaggaggaggaggaggacgcccaGGTGAATGCGCTTGCGTGCTTCCTCCACGATACCTACTCCGACAGCTTTCGCAGCATCCTCCTCGACGACGATCCCTCGAAGCTCCATTTCCCGCTCGTTATTGA ATTCGCGGAACTTATGGACTTCGACCCCAAGTTCGCCGGGAAACTCTACTCCAGTCCCGACAAGTACCTCCCCTTCCTCGACAAGGCCGCTAAATGGGTCAAG GATAAGATGCTCGAGAAATTGCTCGAGGAATTGGGTGATTTGAAACACGCAGTACCAAGGAAGTACGTGCGCGTACGTATCGACGTCTCTGGATCACCGCTAGAATTCCCTG AGGCGTCCCCGAGTATTGGAAAGGTGAGGGTGAATCACATGAGGAAGTTGATTACTCTGAAGGGAACTGTGATAAGATCAGGCGGAGTCAAGATGATTGAGTATGAAAGGGACTACATGTGCAGGAAGTGCCAGCACAG TTTCTCGGTTTGTCCTGAGCTGGAGGCTGGGAATCGCATAAACCTTCCTGCATTGTGCCCATCAAAG AGTTCAAGAGGCTGTGGAAGTGCTTCTTTCCAGTTCATAGAAGGTAGTACCGTCTGCCGTGATTACCAAGAAATTAAAATTCAGGAAAACGTACAACTTCTGGGTGTTGGATCTATACCCCGTTCAATACCTGTAGTTTTGATGGATGACCTTGTTGATAGCATTAAAGCTGGAG ATGATGTTATTATTACGGGCATATTATCTGCCAAATGGTCTCCTGATATTAAGGATGTGCGATCCAACCTTGATCCTATGCTGCTTGCCAATTATGTGAG GAGCACAAATGAGCTGAAATCTGATATAGACATTCCTGCGGAAACTGAAGAGGAGTTTAAGCATTTCTGGGAAAAATACAGGCTTACTCCACTAAAAG GAAGAAATTTTATCTTGGAAGGCATCTGTCCTCAAATTTTTGGGCTATTCACAGTGAAGCTTTCAG TTGCTCTTACATTAATTGGTGGAGTGCAGCATGTTGACGCTTCTGGAACAAAGGTTCGTGGAGAACCCCATATGCTTCTTGTTGGTGATCCAG GTACTGGTAAATCCCAGTTTTTAAAGTTTGCTGCTAAATTGAGCAACCGCTCTGTGATTACAACTGGTCTTGGAAGCACCAGTGCTGGTTTAACTGTCACAGCTGTCAAGGATGGAG GAGAGTGGATGCTTGAGGCTGGTGCTCTTGTTCTGGCTGATGGTGGTTTATGCTGCATTGATGAATTTGACAG CATGCGAGAGCACGACAGAACaacaatacatgaagccatgGAGCAACAGACAATAAGTATTGCAAAG GCTGGACTAGTTACAACACTCAGTACAAGGACTACTGTTTTTGGTGCCACAAATCCAAAAGGGCAATACGACCCTGATGAAA GCTTATCTGTGAATACAACACTTTCAGGACCGTTGTTGAGTAGATTTGATATAGTTCTTGTTCTCTTGGATACACAAAATACTGATTGGGATAAAATCGTTTCATCTCATATATTGAAGGAG AATTTTGATGAAAAGAAAGACAAGACAAATGCTTCTGATGCAAAATGGATGCTCCCCAAGTTGAGAAG GTACATCAACTATGTAAAGCGGTTTAAACCAGTTCTGACAAAGGAGGCAGAAAGAGTTATCTCAAGTTATTATCAGCTTCAGAGAAAATCAGGAACACATAATGCAG CACGAACGACGGTACGCATGCTTGAAAGTTTGATAAGGCTTGCACAAG CACATGCAAGGCTAATGTTCAGAAATGAGGTTAAACAACTTGACGCCATTGCTGCCATATTGTGCATTGAATCCTCCACGACAACATCTCCAATAGTGGACACTGTTGGAAATGCTCTGCACtcaaattttacagaaaaccctGATGAAGAAT ATAAAACACAGGAGAAGAAGATCCTTAAGAAGCTTGGGCTAATTGAAGGTTCCCCATAA
- the LOC112890857 gene encoding uncharacterized protein LOC112890857, translating to MAAGVAGRSREADPARCRRHPKHRHAAGVCPFCLRDRLSRLSAAAAASGSARAGANASPSSASASTPCSSWEETVALSSAQAPRPRRGSLGLLLRQEGREAAALAAGRRAEQDDHHQQEEQERTTAKRGSNFWARLQQQLHHGGWHRKDGCSAVAEKQSAAAAPRRRAPVV from the coding sequence ATGGCGGCGGGCGTGGCGGGCAGGTCGAGGGAGGCGGACCCTGCGCGGTGCAGGAGGCACCCGAAGCACCGGCACGCTGCGGGCGTGTGCCCGTTCTGCCTGCGGGACCGCCTGTCGCGCctctccgccgcggccgcggcctccggctccgcgcgcgccggcgccaacgcgtcgccgtcgtcggcgtcggcgtccaCCCCCTGCTCGTCGTGGGAGGAGACCGTCGCGCTGTCGTCGGCCCAggcgccgcgcccccgccgcgggAGCCTGGGCCTGCTGCTGCGGCAGGaggggcgggaggcggcggcgctggccgcGGGCCGCCGGGCGGAGCAGGACGACCACCACCAGCAGGAGGAGCAAGAGAGGACGACGGCCAAGAGAGGCAGCAACTTCTGGGCGCGGCTGCAGCAGCAGCTCCACCACGGGGGCTGGCACAGGAAGGACGGGTGCTCGGCGGTCGCGGAGAAGCAGAGCGCTGCCGCCGCGCCACGCAGGCGGGCGCCGGTGGTCTGA